The Phycisphaeraceae bacterium genome has a window encoding:
- a CDS encoding VCBS repeat-containing protein, whose protein sequence is MTPRTSQARLPRTLLTVLLIGAASLGSVVHAQDLAEYFGFAGLEIVKIDRGAGPIAVADMDGDGLNDLIAVNNFKSRVEIHYQRRNASPDGEALTPPRTNEIPGHWRFRREFVTVSHRVGAITPHDFDGDGRLDLVYVGTPSEIVFLRQSSPGTFESVARHRVKDLLGNKDALRVADVVGDASPELITIAEGKILIWGMKGASITRLETLAGGAPIVACWIDDFDGNGRLDVAGAIPDDPSPVRLWLAESENGRGVLGPQLRFESPPLAEVAPVRLPGGPAPLIATIERASRRMVISRLVRETIGQSGDRDAALSVFGFTDPASKLRSVVVTDADGDGLTDLLTTDNEANTIVLYRQITGKGLQRVRSFPSLAEVGALAAGNVDDDPQAELFVLSEKESVVGRCEIDVDGSITYPAPVPLPEGQTPVAMNLVRLNGLPRLAVVLKEGRTYSVALIAMDGTTERIGLGSASKSPDSIVALDADQDGRTDVLLLTGDKPMMMLHAEETGFKLRESKDMGQFGLVQAATSENTTVHDVDGDGIDELLIADRNFVRAARFVSSPPAGVSPGWQVVAQFAADNPASKLVAITVSQGRIIASDTQNNRLIIFASEEGTTPREYRQRESVFARGFTFSDIHAGAFSGDGAENVLAVGSDGFAVIRLAGERLTLKEVAAWRSDNERRVHHELTAGDVNGDGFTDLVSLDAGEQMLEIFTFSEAGRMLHAASWKVFESRLFSGGEPRQFEPSACVIADVTGDGADDLILLTHDRALIYPQMTETR, encoded by the coding sequence ATGACCCCGCGCACCAGCCAAGCACGCCTTCCACGCACGCTCCTGACCGTTCTCTTGATCGGCGCGGCGTCGCTCGGAAGCGTCGTGCATGCACAGGATCTCGCCGAGTACTTCGGGTTCGCGGGACTGGAGATCGTGAAGATCGATCGAGGCGCAGGTCCGATCGCCGTGGCGGACATGGATGGCGACGGGCTCAATGATCTGATCGCGGTCAACAACTTCAAGAGCCGGGTGGAGATTCACTACCAGCGACGCAATGCCTCCCCGGATGGGGAGGCGCTCACGCCGCCGCGCACCAATGAAATCCCCGGCCATTGGCGTTTCCGGCGCGAGTTCGTCACGGTCAGTCACCGCGTGGGCGCGATCACGCCCCACGACTTCGACGGCGACGGCCGCCTCGACCTCGTCTACGTCGGCACGCCTTCGGAGATCGTTTTCCTGCGTCAGTCCAGCCCCGGCACGTTCGAGTCAGTCGCGCGGCATCGCGTGAAGGATCTGCTGGGCAACAAGGACGCCCTGCGCGTGGCCGACGTGGTTGGCGACGCCTCGCCTGAACTCATCACCATCGCCGAAGGGAAGATTCTGATCTGGGGCATGAAAGGCGCCTCGATCACCCGACTGGAGACGCTGGCGGGCGGCGCCCCGATCGTGGCGTGCTGGATCGACGACTTCGATGGCAACGGGCGGCTGGACGTGGCCGGAGCCATTCCCGACGACCCGTCCCCCGTCCGCCTCTGGCTGGCGGAGTCGGAGAATGGCCGGGGCGTGCTGGGCCCGCAGCTGCGCTTCGAGTCACCCCCCTTGGCGGAAGTGGCGCCCGTGCGTCTGCCGGGGGGCCCGGCGCCGCTCATCGCCACCATCGAGCGCGCCTCGCGCCGCATGGTGATCTCGCGGCTGGTGCGTGAGACCATCGGCCAGTCCGGCGACCGAGACGCCGCCCTCTCGGTGTTCGGCTTCACCGACCCGGCCAGCAAACTGCGCAGCGTGGTGGTGACCGATGCGGACGGCGACGGGCTGACCGACCTGCTCACCACCGACAACGAAGCCAACACCATCGTGCTGTACCGCCAGATCACCGGCAAGGGTCTGCAGCGTGTCCGCAGTTTCCCCTCGCTGGCCGAAGTCGGCGCCCTGGCGGCGGGCAACGTGGATGACGATCCGCAGGCGGAGCTCTTTGTCCTCTCGGAGAAGGAAAGCGTGGTGGGTCGCTGCGAGATCGACGTGGACGGTTCGATCACCTACCCCGCGCCCGTGCCGCTGCCGGAGGGTCAGACGCCCGTGGCCATGAATCTCGTGCGGCTCAACGGTCTGCCCCGGCTGGCGGTGGTGCTCAAGGAAGGCCGCACCTACTCCGTGGCGCTCATCGCCATGGACGGAACCACGGAACGAATCGGGCTGGGCTCGGCCAGCAAGTCGCCTGACTCCATCGTTGCGCTGGACGCCGATCAGGACGGCCGAACCGACGTACTGCTGCTCACCGGCGACAAGCCCATGATGATGCTTCATGCCGAGGAGACCGGATTCAAACTGCGCGAGTCGAAGGACATGGGTCAGTTCGGGCTGGTTCAGGCGGCGACCAGCGAGAACACCACGGTGCATGATGTGGATGGCGACGGCATCGACGAACTGCTTATCGCCGACCGCAACTTCGTGCGGGCGGCCCGCTTCGTGTCCAGCCCGCCCGCGGGAGTCAGCCCCGGCTGGCAGGTGGTGGCGCAGTTCGCGGCGGACAACCCCGCGTCGAAACTGGTAGCCATCACCGTGTCGCAGGGACGGATCATCGCCTCCGACACGCAGAACAACCGGCTGATCATCTTCGCGTCGGAAGAGGGAACCACGCCGCGAGAGTACCGCCAGCGCGAGAGCGTCTTCGCCCGCGGGTTCACCTTCAGCGACATCCACGCCGGGGCGTTCTCCGGCGACGGCGCGGAAAACGTGCTCGCTGTGGGCAGCGACGGCTTCGCGGTCATCCGGCTGGCGGGCGAGCGGCTGACCCTGAAGGAAGTGGCCGCCTGGCGCAGCGACAACGAACGCCGCGTTCATCATGAACTCACCGCCGGAGACGTGAACGGCGACGGCTTCACCGACCTCGTCTCGCTGGATGCTGGCGAACAGATGCTCGAAATCTTCACGTTCTCCGAAGCGGGGCGCATGCTCCACGCTGCAAGCTGGAAGGTGTTTGAGTCGCGCCTCTTCTCCGGCGGCGAGCCGCGCCAGTTCGAGCCCTCCGCCTGCGTGATCGCCGACGTAACGGGCGACGGAGCGGACGACCTGATCCTGCTGACCCACGACCGGGCGCTGATCTACCCGCAGATGACGGAGACGAGGTGA